The Siniperca chuatsi isolate FFG_IHB_CAS linkage group LG2, ASM2008510v1, whole genome shotgun sequence genome window below encodes:
- the eif4ba gene encoding eukaryotic translation initiation factor 4Ba isoform X4 — MAASAKKKNKKGKTLTLTDFLAEDSGGSNAAPSYPTKTTSWADETDDLEGDVSTSWHTEEDTYRAPPIDRSILPTAPRSAREPNVDRSRLPRSPPYTAFLGNLPYDVTEDSIKDFFRGLAISAVRLPREPSNPERLKGFGYAEFDDVDSLLRALSLNEENLGNRRIRVDIADQSNDKERDSGIMGGRDRGRMSDMGPDKTDSDWRARPTAEADDGPPRRDDAFGERSRDRYESDRYRDGPRRDNDRYDGGRDRYRDRYDDRDRRDYDRGGFDSRGGGGGGRRAFGSGFRRDYDDSRGSNDRYGDRDRYGERDERRDERREERAPQQRPKLNLKPRSVPKEEEASSGGGGTSPATAPSSGSRTSSIFGAAKPVDTAAKEREVEERLKKEEERLQRQLEEDKGRGPDRKMRDRDPSWRNEESHTERSRTGSESSQPGSTSGRGSRCRDSERSGDNEVFSGREGEPSSPGSSPQPPSTGSSKEPLKVMPAPPPKENVWAKRSAASTGSTDGDGRPPVSPVSPSGSTPPKLSSPGSVDEIGSGKDENKAEGVRRDRGAPRARGGPAGPGAGRGRGEGPNRDRRKEDRSSAQPVSTPLC; from the exons ATGGCGGCGTCAG CtaagaagaagaataagaagGGGAAGACCCTCACTCTGACTGACTTCCTGGCAGAGGACAGTGGAGGCAGCAACGCGGCCCCCAGCTACCCAACCAAGACCACTAGCTGGGCCGATGAGACTGACGACCTGGAGGGAGATG TCTCAACTTCGTGGCACACAGAGGAGGATACGTACCGGGCACCACCCATTGACCGTTCCATCCTGCCCACAGCGCCTCGCTCAGCTCGTGAACCCAATGTTGACCGGTCCCGACTGCCCCGCAGCCCGCCTTACACGGCCTTCCTGGGCAACTTGCCCTATGATGTCACTGAGGACTCAATCAAAGACTTCTTCCGCGGCTTGGCA ATCAGTGCTGTGCGTCTGCCTCGAGAGCCCAGTAACCCAGAGAGGCTGAAGGGCTTTGGCTATGCTGAATTTGATGATGtggattccctcctgagggcccTTAGTCTCAATGAGGAG AACCTGGGAAACCGAAGGATCCGTGTGGATATTGCAGACCAGTCTAATGATAAAG agagagacagtggcaTTATGGGAGGCCGAGACAGGGGAAGGATGTCAGACATGGGTCCTGACAAGACAGACAGTGACTGGAGGGCTCGGCCCACTGCAGAAGCCGACGATGGACCTCCCAGGAGAGATGATGCCTTTGGAGAGC GGTCACGGGACCGTTATGAGTCGGATCGTTACAGAGATGGGCCACGGCGGGACAATGACCGCTATGATGGAGGAAGAGACCGCTACAGAGATCGCTATGATGACAGGGACCGCAGAGACTACGATAGAGGAG GTTTTGACTCtcgtggtggtggtggaggaggtcgTCGTGCCTTTGGCAGTGGCTTCCGCCGAGATTATGATGACAGTCGGGGTAGCAATGATCGTTATGGAGATCGGGATCGTTATGGAGAACGTGACGAGAGACGGGATGAGAGGCGTGAGGAGAGAG CTCCTCAGCAGAGACCCAAGTTGAACCTTAAGCCCCGTAGCGTGCCCAAGGAGGAGGAAGCtagcagcggtggtggtggtacTTCCCCAGCTACAGCTCCGAGCTCCGGCAGCAGGACCTCATCCATCTTTGGCGCGGCCAAGCCAGTTGACACAGCAGCCAaggagagggaggtggaggagaggctgaagaaagaggaagagaggctgCAGAGGCAGTTGGAAGAGGACAAAGGCCGGGGACCCGACAGAAAGATGCGAGACAG ggACCCAAGCTGGCGCAATGAGGAATCTCATACTGAGCGATCTCGCACAGGAAGTGAGTCTTCACAGCCAGGAAGCACTTCTGGAAGAG GGTCCCGGTGTCGAGATAGCGAGCGCTCTGGGGACAATGAGGTGTTCAGTGGGAGAGAAGGTGAGCCCTCCTCCCCTGGGTCCTCTCCGCAGCCCCCCTCTACTGGCTCCTCCAAGGAGCCGCTGAAGGTGATGCCTGCACCTCCTCCCAAGGAGAACGTCTGGGCCAAGAGAAGTGCAGCCAGCACAGGCTCTACCGATGGTGATGGACGACCTCCAGTCTCTCCTGTCTCCCCAAGTGGTTCAACTCCTCCCAAGCTCAG TTCCCCAGGTTCTGTAGATGAAATTGGATCTGGAAAAG ATGAGAACAAGGCTGAAGGTGTGCGTCGGGACCGGGGGGCCCCACGGGCACGAGGGGGGCCTGCAGGGCCTGGAGCAGGGCGGGGCCGAGGAGAGGGGCCCAACAGAGACCGAAGAAAGGAGGACAG AAGTTCAGCTCAGCCAGTAAGTACGCCGCTTTGCTAA
- the eif4ba gene encoding eukaryotic translation initiation factor 4Ba isoform X3, protein MAASAKKKNKKGKTLTLTDFLAEDSGGSNAAPSYPTKTTSWADETDDLEGDVSTSWHTEEDTYRAPPIDRSILPTAPRSAREPNVDRSRLPRSPPYTAFLGNLPYDVTEDSIKDFFRGLAISAVRLPREPSNPERLKGFGYAEFDDVDSLLRALSLNEENLGNRRIRVDIADQSNDKERDSGIMGGRDRGRMSDMGPDKTDSDWRARPTAEADDGPPRRDDAFGERSRDRYESDRYRDGPRRDNDRYDGGRDRYRDRYDDRDRRDYDRGGFDSRGGGGGGRRAFGSGFRRDYDDSRGSNDRYGDRDRYGERDERRDERREERAAPQQRPKLNLKPRSVPKEEEASSGGGGTSPATAPSSGSRTSSIFGAAKPVDTAAKEREVEERLKKEEERLQRQLEEDKGRGPDRKMRDRDPSWRNEESHTERSRTGSESSQPGSTSGRGSRCRDSERSGDNEVFSGREGEPSSPGSSPQPPSTGSSKEPLKVMPAPPPKENVWAKRSAASTGSTDGDGRPPVSPVSPSGSTPPKLSSPGSVDEIGSGKDENKAEGVRRDRGAPRARGGPAGPGAGRGRGEGPNRDRRKEDRSSAQPVSTPLC, encoded by the exons ATGGCGGCGTCAG CtaagaagaagaataagaagGGGAAGACCCTCACTCTGACTGACTTCCTGGCAGAGGACAGTGGAGGCAGCAACGCGGCCCCCAGCTACCCAACCAAGACCACTAGCTGGGCCGATGAGACTGACGACCTGGAGGGAGATG TCTCAACTTCGTGGCACACAGAGGAGGATACGTACCGGGCACCACCCATTGACCGTTCCATCCTGCCCACAGCGCCTCGCTCAGCTCGTGAACCCAATGTTGACCGGTCCCGACTGCCCCGCAGCCCGCCTTACACGGCCTTCCTGGGCAACTTGCCCTATGATGTCACTGAGGACTCAATCAAAGACTTCTTCCGCGGCTTGGCA ATCAGTGCTGTGCGTCTGCCTCGAGAGCCCAGTAACCCAGAGAGGCTGAAGGGCTTTGGCTATGCTGAATTTGATGATGtggattccctcctgagggcccTTAGTCTCAATGAGGAG AACCTGGGAAACCGAAGGATCCGTGTGGATATTGCAGACCAGTCTAATGATAAAG agagagacagtggcaTTATGGGAGGCCGAGACAGGGGAAGGATGTCAGACATGGGTCCTGACAAGACAGACAGTGACTGGAGGGCTCGGCCCACTGCAGAAGCCGACGATGGACCTCCCAGGAGAGATGATGCCTTTGGAGAGC GGTCACGGGACCGTTATGAGTCGGATCGTTACAGAGATGGGCCACGGCGGGACAATGACCGCTATGATGGAGGAAGAGACCGCTACAGAGATCGCTATGATGACAGGGACCGCAGAGACTACGATAGAGGAG GTTTTGACTCtcgtggtggtggtggaggaggtcgTCGTGCCTTTGGCAGTGGCTTCCGCCGAGATTATGATGACAGTCGGGGTAGCAATGATCGTTATGGAGATCGGGATCGTTATGGAGAACGTGACGAGAGACGGGATGAGAGGCGTGAGGAGAGAG CAGCTCCTCAGCAGAGACCCAAGTTGAACCTTAAGCCCCGTAGCGTGCCCAAGGAGGAGGAAGCtagcagcggtggtggtggtacTTCCCCAGCTACAGCTCCGAGCTCCGGCAGCAGGACCTCATCCATCTTTGGCGCGGCCAAGCCAGTTGACACAGCAGCCAaggagagggaggtggaggagaggctgaagaaagaggaagagaggctgCAGAGGCAGTTGGAAGAGGACAAAGGCCGGGGACCCGACAGAAAGATGCGAGACAG ggACCCAAGCTGGCGCAATGAGGAATCTCATACTGAGCGATCTCGCACAGGAAGTGAGTCTTCACAGCCAGGAAGCACTTCTGGAAGAG GGTCCCGGTGTCGAGATAGCGAGCGCTCTGGGGACAATGAGGTGTTCAGTGGGAGAGAAGGTGAGCCCTCCTCCCCTGGGTCCTCTCCGCAGCCCCCCTCTACTGGCTCCTCCAAGGAGCCGCTGAAGGTGATGCCTGCACCTCCTCCCAAGGAGAACGTCTGGGCCAAGAGAAGTGCAGCCAGCACAGGCTCTACCGATGGTGATGGACGACCTCCAGTCTCTCCTGTCTCCCCAAGTGGTTCAACTCCTCCCAAGCTCAG TTCCCCAGGTTCTGTAGATGAAATTGGATCTGGAAAAG ATGAGAACAAGGCTGAAGGTGTGCGTCGGGACCGGGGGGCCCCACGGGCACGAGGGGGGCCTGCAGGGCCTGGAGCAGGGCGGGGCCGAGGAGAGGGGCCCAACAGAGACCGAAGAAAGGAGGACAG AAGTTCAGCTCAGCCAGTAAGTACGCCGCTTTGCTAA
- the eif4ba gene encoding eukaryotic translation initiation factor 4Ba isoform X2 — protein MAASAKKKNKKGKTLTLTDFLAEDSGGSNAAPSYPTKTTSWADETDDLEGDVSTSWHTEEDTYRAPPIDRSILPTAPRSAREPNVDRSRLPRSPPYTAFLGNLPYDVTEDSIKDFFRGLAISAVRLPREPSNPERLKGFGYAEFDDVDSLLRALSLNEENLGNRRIRVDIADQSNDKERDSGIMGGRDRGRMSDMGPDKTDSDWRARPTAEADDGPPRRDDAFGERSRDRYESDRYRDGPRRDNDRYDGGRDRYRDRYDDRDRRDYDRGGFDSRGGGGGGRRAFGSGFRRDYDDSRGSNDRYGDRDRYGERDERRDERREERAPQQRPKLNLKPRSVPKEEEASSGGGGTSPATAPSSGSRTSSIFGAAKPVDTAAKEREVEERLKKEEERLQRQLEEDKGRGPDRKMRDRDPSWRNEESHTERSRTGSESSQPGSTSGRGSRCRDSERSGDNEVFSGREGEPSSPGSSPQPPSTGSSKEPLKVMPAPPPKENVWAKRSAASTGSTDGDGRPPVSPVSPSGSTPPKLSSPGSVDEIGSGKDENKAEGVRRDRGAPRARGGPAGPGAGRGRGEGPNRDRRKEDRKDNRRDRDSRPPPEPKKFEETPTPKFSSASKYAALLMDGDQGDDAEDVE, from the exons ATGGCGGCGTCAG CtaagaagaagaataagaagGGGAAGACCCTCACTCTGACTGACTTCCTGGCAGAGGACAGTGGAGGCAGCAACGCGGCCCCCAGCTACCCAACCAAGACCACTAGCTGGGCCGATGAGACTGACGACCTGGAGGGAGATG TCTCAACTTCGTGGCACACAGAGGAGGATACGTACCGGGCACCACCCATTGACCGTTCCATCCTGCCCACAGCGCCTCGCTCAGCTCGTGAACCCAATGTTGACCGGTCCCGACTGCCCCGCAGCCCGCCTTACACGGCCTTCCTGGGCAACTTGCCCTATGATGTCACTGAGGACTCAATCAAAGACTTCTTCCGCGGCTTGGCA ATCAGTGCTGTGCGTCTGCCTCGAGAGCCCAGTAACCCAGAGAGGCTGAAGGGCTTTGGCTATGCTGAATTTGATGATGtggattccctcctgagggcccTTAGTCTCAATGAGGAG AACCTGGGAAACCGAAGGATCCGTGTGGATATTGCAGACCAGTCTAATGATAAAG agagagacagtggcaTTATGGGAGGCCGAGACAGGGGAAGGATGTCAGACATGGGTCCTGACAAGACAGACAGTGACTGGAGGGCTCGGCCCACTGCAGAAGCCGACGATGGACCTCCCAGGAGAGATGATGCCTTTGGAGAGC GGTCACGGGACCGTTATGAGTCGGATCGTTACAGAGATGGGCCACGGCGGGACAATGACCGCTATGATGGAGGAAGAGACCGCTACAGAGATCGCTATGATGACAGGGACCGCAGAGACTACGATAGAGGAG GTTTTGACTCtcgtggtggtggtggaggaggtcgTCGTGCCTTTGGCAGTGGCTTCCGCCGAGATTATGATGACAGTCGGGGTAGCAATGATCGTTATGGAGATCGGGATCGTTATGGAGAACGTGACGAGAGACGGGATGAGAGGCGTGAGGAGAGAG CTCCTCAGCAGAGACCCAAGTTGAACCTTAAGCCCCGTAGCGTGCCCAAGGAGGAGGAAGCtagcagcggtggtggtggtacTTCCCCAGCTACAGCTCCGAGCTCCGGCAGCAGGACCTCATCCATCTTTGGCGCGGCCAAGCCAGTTGACACAGCAGCCAaggagagggaggtggaggagaggctgaagaaagaggaagagaggctgCAGAGGCAGTTGGAAGAGGACAAAGGCCGGGGACCCGACAGAAAGATGCGAGACAG ggACCCAAGCTGGCGCAATGAGGAATCTCATACTGAGCGATCTCGCACAGGAAGTGAGTCTTCACAGCCAGGAAGCACTTCTGGAAGAG GGTCCCGGTGTCGAGATAGCGAGCGCTCTGGGGACAATGAGGTGTTCAGTGGGAGAGAAGGTGAGCCCTCCTCCCCTGGGTCCTCTCCGCAGCCCCCCTCTACTGGCTCCTCCAAGGAGCCGCTGAAGGTGATGCCTGCACCTCCTCCCAAGGAGAACGTCTGGGCCAAGAGAAGTGCAGCCAGCACAGGCTCTACCGATGGTGATGGACGACCTCCAGTCTCTCCTGTCTCCCCAAGTGGTTCAACTCCTCCCAAGCTCAG TTCCCCAGGTTCTGTAGATGAAATTGGATCTGGAAAAG ATGAGAACAAGGCTGAAGGTGTGCGTCGGGACCGGGGGGCCCCACGGGCACGAGGGGGGCCTGCAGGGCCTGGAGCAGGGCGGGGCCGAGGAGAGGGGCCCAACAGAGACCGAAGAAAGGAGGACAG AAAGGATAACAGAAGAGACCGAGACTCCAGACCACCCCCAGAGCCAAAGAAATTTGAAGAAACCCCAACCCCC AAGTTCAGCTCAGCCAGTAAGTACGCCGCTTTGCTAATGGACGGAGACCAAGGAGACGACGCAGAGGACGTAGAATAG
- the eif4ba gene encoding eukaryotic translation initiation factor 4Ba isoform X1 yields the protein MAASAKKKNKKGKTLTLTDFLAEDSGGSNAAPSYPTKTTSWADETDDLEGDVSTSWHTEEDTYRAPPIDRSILPTAPRSAREPNVDRSRLPRSPPYTAFLGNLPYDVTEDSIKDFFRGLAISAVRLPREPSNPERLKGFGYAEFDDVDSLLRALSLNEENLGNRRIRVDIADQSNDKERDSGIMGGRDRGRMSDMGPDKTDSDWRARPTAEADDGPPRRDDAFGERSRDRYESDRYRDGPRRDNDRYDGGRDRYRDRYDDRDRRDYDRGGFDSRGGGGGGRRAFGSGFRRDYDDSRGSNDRYGDRDRYGERDERRDERREERAAPQQRPKLNLKPRSVPKEEEASSGGGGTSPATAPSSGSRTSSIFGAAKPVDTAAKEREVEERLKKEEERLQRQLEEDKGRGPDRKMRDRDPSWRNEESHTERSRTGSESSQPGSTSGRGSRCRDSERSGDNEVFSGREGEPSSPGSSPQPPSTGSSKEPLKVMPAPPPKENVWAKRSAASTGSTDGDGRPPVSPVSPSGSTPPKLSSPGSVDEIGSGKDENKAEGVRRDRGAPRARGGPAGPGAGRGRGEGPNRDRRKEDRKDNRRDRDSRPPPEPKKFEETPTPKFSSASKYAALLMDGDQGDDAEDVE from the exons ATGGCGGCGTCAG CtaagaagaagaataagaagGGGAAGACCCTCACTCTGACTGACTTCCTGGCAGAGGACAGTGGAGGCAGCAACGCGGCCCCCAGCTACCCAACCAAGACCACTAGCTGGGCCGATGAGACTGACGACCTGGAGGGAGATG TCTCAACTTCGTGGCACACAGAGGAGGATACGTACCGGGCACCACCCATTGACCGTTCCATCCTGCCCACAGCGCCTCGCTCAGCTCGTGAACCCAATGTTGACCGGTCCCGACTGCCCCGCAGCCCGCCTTACACGGCCTTCCTGGGCAACTTGCCCTATGATGTCACTGAGGACTCAATCAAAGACTTCTTCCGCGGCTTGGCA ATCAGTGCTGTGCGTCTGCCTCGAGAGCCCAGTAACCCAGAGAGGCTGAAGGGCTTTGGCTATGCTGAATTTGATGATGtggattccctcctgagggcccTTAGTCTCAATGAGGAG AACCTGGGAAACCGAAGGATCCGTGTGGATATTGCAGACCAGTCTAATGATAAAG agagagacagtggcaTTATGGGAGGCCGAGACAGGGGAAGGATGTCAGACATGGGTCCTGACAAGACAGACAGTGACTGGAGGGCTCGGCCCACTGCAGAAGCCGACGATGGACCTCCCAGGAGAGATGATGCCTTTGGAGAGC GGTCACGGGACCGTTATGAGTCGGATCGTTACAGAGATGGGCCACGGCGGGACAATGACCGCTATGATGGAGGAAGAGACCGCTACAGAGATCGCTATGATGACAGGGACCGCAGAGACTACGATAGAGGAG GTTTTGACTCtcgtggtggtggtggaggaggtcgTCGTGCCTTTGGCAGTGGCTTCCGCCGAGATTATGATGACAGTCGGGGTAGCAATGATCGTTATGGAGATCGGGATCGTTATGGAGAACGTGACGAGAGACGGGATGAGAGGCGTGAGGAGAGAG CAGCTCCTCAGCAGAGACCCAAGTTGAACCTTAAGCCCCGTAGCGTGCCCAAGGAGGAGGAAGCtagcagcggtggtggtggtacTTCCCCAGCTACAGCTCCGAGCTCCGGCAGCAGGACCTCATCCATCTTTGGCGCGGCCAAGCCAGTTGACACAGCAGCCAaggagagggaggtggaggagaggctgaagaaagaggaagagaggctgCAGAGGCAGTTGGAAGAGGACAAAGGCCGGGGACCCGACAGAAAGATGCGAGACAG ggACCCAAGCTGGCGCAATGAGGAATCTCATACTGAGCGATCTCGCACAGGAAGTGAGTCTTCACAGCCAGGAAGCACTTCTGGAAGAG GGTCCCGGTGTCGAGATAGCGAGCGCTCTGGGGACAATGAGGTGTTCAGTGGGAGAGAAGGTGAGCCCTCCTCCCCTGGGTCCTCTCCGCAGCCCCCCTCTACTGGCTCCTCCAAGGAGCCGCTGAAGGTGATGCCTGCACCTCCTCCCAAGGAGAACGTCTGGGCCAAGAGAAGTGCAGCCAGCACAGGCTCTACCGATGGTGATGGACGACCTCCAGTCTCTCCTGTCTCCCCAAGTGGTTCAACTCCTCCCAAGCTCAG TTCCCCAGGTTCTGTAGATGAAATTGGATCTGGAAAAG ATGAGAACAAGGCTGAAGGTGTGCGTCGGGACCGGGGGGCCCCACGGGCACGAGGGGGGCCTGCAGGGCCTGGAGCAGGGCGGGGCCGAGGAGAGGGGCCCAACAGAGACCGAAGAAAGGAGGACAG AAAGGATAACAGAAGAGACCGAGACTCCAGACCACCCCCAGAGCCAAAGAAATTTGAAGAAACCCCAACCCCC AAGTTCAGCTCAGCCAGTAAGTACGCCGCTTTGCTAATGGACGGAGACCAAGGAGACGACGCAGAGGACGTAGAATAG
- the eif4ba gene encoding eukaryotic translation initiation factor 4Ba isoform X6, whose amino-acid sequence MAASAKKKNKKGKTLTLTDFLAEDSGGSNAAPSYPTKTTSWADETDDLEGDVSTSWHTEEDTYRAPPIDRSILPTAPRSAREPNVDRSRLPRSPPYTAFLGNLPYDVTEDSIKDFFRGLAISAVRLPREPSNPERLKGFGYAEFDDVDSLLRALSLNEENLGNRRIRVDIADQSNDKERDSGIMGGRDRGRMSDMGPDKTDSDWRARPTAEADDGPPRRDDAFGERSRDRYESDRYRDGPRRDNDRYDGGRDRYRDRYDDRDRRDYDRGGFDSRGGGGGGRRAFGSGFRRDYDDSRGSNDRYGDRDRYGERDERRDERREERAPQQRPKLNLKPRSVPKEEEASSGGGGTSPATAPSSGSRTSSIFGAAKPVDTAAKEREVEERLKKEEERLQRQLEEDKGRGPDRKMRDRDPSWRNEESHTERSRTGSESSQPGSTSGRGSRCRDSERSGDNEVFSGREGEPSSPGSSPQPPSTGSSKEPLKVMPAPPPKENVWAKRSAASTGSTDGDGRPPVSPVSPSGSTPPKLSSPGSVDEIGSGKERITEETETPDHPQSQRNLKKPQPPSSAQPVSTPLC is encoded by the exons ATGGCGGCGTCAG CtaagaagaagaataagaagGGGAAGACCCTCACTCTGACTGACTTCCTGGCAGAGGACAGTGGAGGCAGCAACGCGGCCCCCAGCTACCCAACCAAGACCACTAGCTGGGCCGATGAGACTGACGACCTGGAGGGAGATG TCTCAACTTCGTGGCACACAGAGGAGGATACGTACCGGGCACCACCCATTGACCGTTCCATCCTGCCCACAGCGCCTCGCTCAGCTCGTGAACCCAATGTTGACCGGTCCCGACTGCCCCGCAGCCCGCCTTACACGGCCTTCCTGGGCAACTTGCCCTATGATGTCACTGAGGACTCAATCAAAGACTTCTTCCGCGGCTTGGCA ATCAGTGCTGTGCGTCTGCCTCGAGAGCCCAGTAACCCAGAGAGGCTGAAGGGCTTTGGCTATGCTGAATTTGATGATGtggattccctcctgagggcccTTAGTCTCAATGAGGAG AACCTGGGAAACCGAAGGATCCGTGTGGATATTGCAGACCAGTCTAATGATAAAG agagagacagtggcaTTATGGGAGGCCGAGACAGGGGAAGGATGTCAGACATGGGTCCTGACAAGACAGACAGTGACTGGAGGGCTCGGCCCACTGCAGAAGCCGACGATGGACCTCCCAGGAGAGATGATGCCTTTGGAGAGC GGTCACGGGACCGTTATGAGTCGGATCGTTACAGAGATGGGCCACGGCGGGACAATGACCGCTATGATGGAGGAAGAGACCGCTACAGAGATCGCTATGATGACAGGGACCGCAGAGACTACGATAGAGGAG GTTTTGACTCtcgtggtggtggtggaggaggtcgTCGTGCCTTTGGCAGTGGCTTCCGCCGAGATTATGATGACAGTCGGGGTAGCAATGATCGTTATGGAGATCGGGATCGTTATGGAGAACGTGACGAGAGACGGGATGAGAGGCGTGAGGAGAGAG CTCCTCAGCAGAGACCCAAGTTGAACCTTAAGCCCCGTAGCGTGCCCAAGGAGGAGGAAGCtagcagcggtggtggtggtacTTCCCCAGCTACAGCTCCGAGCTCCGGCAGCAGGACCTCATCCATCTTTGGCGCGGCCAAGCCAGTTGACACAGCAGCCAaggagagggaggtggaggagaggctgaagaaagaggaagagaggctgCAGAGGCAGTTGGAAGAGGACAAAGGCCGGGGACCCGACAGAAAGATGCGAGACAG ggACCCAAGCTGGCGCAATGAGGAATCTCATACTGAGCGATCTCGCACAGGAAGTGAGTCTTCACAGCCAGGAAGCACTTCTGGAAGAG GGTCCCGGTGTCGAGATAGCGAGCGCTCTGGGGACAATGAGGTGTTCAGTGGGAGAGAAGGTGAGCCCTCCTCCCCTGGGTCCTCTCCGCAGCCCCCCTCTACTGGCTCCTCCAAGGAGCCGCTGAAGGTGATGCCTGCACCTCCTCCCAAGGAGAACGTCTGGGCCAAGAGAAGTGCAGCCAGCACAGGCTCTACCGATGGTGATGGACGACCTCCAGTCTCTCCTGTCTCCCCAAGTGGTTCAACTCCTCCCAAGCTCAG TTCCCCAGGTTCTGTAGATGAAATTGGATCTGGAAAAG AAAGGATAACAGAAGAGACCGAGACTCCAGACCACCCCCAGAGCCAAAGAAATTTGAAGAAACCCCAACCCCC AAGTTCAGCTCAGCCAGTAAGTACGCCGCTTTGCTAA
- the eif4ba gene encoding eukaryotic translation initiation factor 4Ba isoform X5 has product MAASAKKKNKKGKTLTLTDFLAEDSGGSNAAPSYPTKTTSWADETDDLEGDVSTSWHTEEDTYRAPPIDRSILPTAPRSAREPNVDRSRLPRSPPYTAFLGNLPYDVTEDSIKDFFRGLAISAVRLPREPSNPERLKGFGYAEFDDVDSLLRALSLNEENLGNRRIRVDIADQSNDKERDSGIMGGRDRGRMSDMGPDKTDSDWRARPTAEADDGPPRRDDAFGERSRDRYESDRYRDGPRRDNDRYDGGRDRYRDRYDDRDRRDYDRGGFDSRGGGGGGRRAFGSGFRRDYDDSRGSNDRYGDRDRYGERDERRDERREERAAPQQRPKLNLKPRSVPKEEEASSGGGGTSPATAPSSGSRTSSIFGAAKPVDTAAKEREVEERLKKEEERLQRQLEEDKGRGPDRKMRDRDPSWRNEESHTERSRTGSESSQPGSTSGRGSRCRDSERSGDNEVFSGREGEPSSPGSSPQPPSTGSSKEPLKVMPAPPPKENVWAKRSAASTGSTDGDGRPPVSPVSPSGSTPPKLSSPGSVDEIGSGKERITEETETPDHPQSQRNLKKPQPPSSAQPVSTPLC; this is encoded by the exons ATGGCGGCGTCAG CtaagaagaagaataagaagGGGAAGACCCTCACTCTGACTGACTTCCTGGCAGAGGACAGTGGAGGCAGCAACGCGGCCCCCAGCTACCCAACCAAGACCACTAGCTGGGCCGATGAGACTGACGACCTGGAGGGAGATG TCTCAACTTCGTGGCACACAGAGGAGGATACGTACCGGGCACCACCCATTGACCGTTCCATCCTGCCCACAGCGCCTCGCTCAGCTCGTGAACCCAATGTTGACCGGTCCCGACTGCCCCGCAGCCCGCCTTACACGGCCTTCCTGGGCAACTTGCCCTATGATGTCACTGAGGACTCAATCAAAGACTTCTTCCGCGGCTTGGCA ATCAGTGCTGTGCGTCTGCCTCGAGAGCCCAGTAACCCAGAGAGGCTGAAGGGCTTTGGCTATGCTGAATTTGATGATGtggattccctcctgagggcccTTAGTCTCAATGAGGAG AACCTGGGAAACCGAAGGATCCGTGTGGATATTGCAGACCAGTCTAATGATAAAG agagagacagtggcaTTATGGGAGGCCGAGACAGGGGAAGGATGTCAGACATGGGTCCTGACAAGACAGACAGTGACTGGAGGGCTCGGCCCACTGCAGAAGCCGACGATGGACCTCCCAGGAGAGATGATGCCTTTGGAGAGC GGTCACGGGACCGTTATGAGTCGGATCGTTACAGAGATGGGCCACGGCGGGACAATGACCGCTATGATGGAGGAAGAGACCGCTACAGAGATCGCTATGATGACAGGGACCGCAGAGACTACGATAGAGGAG GTTTTGACTCtcgtggtggtggtggaggaggtcgTCGTGCCTTTGGCAGTGGCTTCCGCCGAGATTATGATGACAGTCGGGGTAGCAATGATCGTTATGGAGATCGGGATCGTTATGGAGAACGTGACGAGAGACGGGATGAGAGGCGTGAGGAGAGAG CAGCTCCTCAGCAGAGACCCAAGTTGAACCTTAAGCCCCGTAGCGTGCCCAAGGAGGAGGAAGCtagcagcggtggtggtggtacTTCCCCAGCTACAGCTCCGAGCTCCGGCAGCAGGACCTCATCCATCTTTGGCGCGGCCAAGCCAGTTGACACAGCAGCCAaggagagggaggtggaggagaggctgaagaaagaggaagagaggctgCAGAGGCAGTTGGAAGAGGACAAAGGCCGGGGACCCGACAGAAAGATGCGAGACAG ggACCCAAGCTGGCGCAATGAGGAATCTCATACTGAGCGATCTCGCACAGGAAGTGAGTCTTCACAGCCAGGAAGCACTTCTGGAAGAG GGTCCCGGTGTCGAGATAGCGAGCGCTCTGGGGACAATGAGGTGTTCAGTGGGAGAGAAGGTGAGCCCTCCTCCCCTGGGTCCTCTCCGCAGCCCCCCTCTACTGGCTCCTCCAAGGAGCCGCTGAAGGTGATGCCTGCACCTCCTCCCAAGGAGAACGTCTGGGCCAAGAGAAGTGCAGCCAGCACAGGCTCTACCGATGGTGATGGACGACCTCCAGTCTCTCCTGTCTCCCCAAGTGGTTCAACTCCTCCCAAGCTCAG TTCCCCAGGTTCTGTAGATGAAATTGGATCTGGAAAAG AAAGGATAACAGAAGAGACCGAGACTCCAGACCACCCCCAGAGCCAAAGAAATTTGAAGAAACCCCAACCCCC AAGTTCAGCTCAGCCAGTAAGTACGCCGCTTTGCTAA